A region from the Rhodamnia argentea isolate NSW1041297 chromosome 7, ASM2092103v1, whole genome shotgun sequence genome encodes:
- the LOC115734823 gene encoding uncharacterized protein LOC115734823, producing MEEKEDKKRARDDSAVDSPESNLTRVDSAGSDLGSPESKRARAVPDPNLDSANSDLCSPEAKRIQYDLLDILDDPEGVTDRDPAIQGLDSVIRSFEEEILVPPAPSALDLSFEAAETRSELGYLLEASDDELGLPPSFVSSAEDDGKVADGELPTPAGLGFGETMAFENDMSGYDSFEFVPEATSNGNNSHATGNEFVTLGGLFDFPEGSCEPDEGPEMLWRPESLPAI from the coding sequence ATGGAAGAGAAGGAGGACAAGAAGCGAGCGCGGGATGACTCCGCCGTCGActcgcccgagtcgaacctcacTCGGGTCGACTCGGCCGGTTCGGATCTCGGCTCTCCCGAGTCGAAGCGGGCCCGAGCCGTCCCCGACCCGAATCTCGACTCGGCCAACTCGGATCTGTGCTCGCCGGAGGCGAAGCGGATACAGTACGACCTGCTTGACATACTCGACGACCCGGAGGGCGTCACGGACCGGGATCCAGCGATCCAAGGCCTCGATTCCGTCATCAGAAGCTTCGAGGAGGAGATACTCGTCCCTCCGGCGCCTTCGGCTCTAGATCTGAGCTTCGAGGCGGCCGAGACCCGGTCGGAGCTCGGTTACCTGCTGGAAGCTTCCGACGACGAGCTCGGCCTCCCTCCGAGCTTCGTCTCCTCCGCCGAAGACGACGGAAAGGTCGCCGACGGCGAGTTACCGACGCCGGCGGGCCTCGGGTTCGGCGAGACGATGGCCTTTGAGAACGACATGTCGGGCTACGACTCATTCGAGTTTGTGCCCGAGGCTACTAGCAACGGCAATAATAGCCATGCAACGGGCAACGAGTTCGTGACGTTAGGCGGGTTGTTCGATTTCCCGGAAGGTAGTTGTGAACCGGACGAGGGGCCGGAGATGTTGTGGCGGCCGGAGTCTTTGCCGGCGATTTga